Part of the Mycoplasmopsis columboralis genome, GGTGTATAAAGCTGATGAAGGTCACAATCCTTTTCCGTCTTTTCCTTCACTTTCACCAAAAAGTTGTTTTCATCACTCGCTAAAGTATTGCAATTTAGGTTCATATGAAACCATTAATTCAACTAAGTAATTTTTATTGGTGTGTAAGTAATATCTAAGAGCTGCATATAAATAAGCTGGGTTATGTGCAATTAACTCACTTGAAAGCTCTTCATTGGTTTCTTTAGCTCCTTCAAGAAGTGCTTCTACGTTAATACCAGCACAAATAAAAGGGAATAAACCAACAGCAGTAAGTACTGAAAAACGTCCACCAATGTCATCTGGAACTACTAATTTTAAATATCCTTTTTGAGTAGCAAGTTCATTTAAAAGACCTTTTGATTTATCAGTTGTTGCCACTATTAACTGAGCAGCATTTTCAGGAGTTTCCTTTTTCTCAAGTAACATTCTAAATTCTCTAAATGCTACAGAAGGTTCTAAAGTAGTTCCTGATTTTGAAATTACATTAATGGCGAATTTTTTGTCCTTAACGTAATTTAATTTTTCCACTAACGCACTAGCTGAAAGATCGTTTCCAGCAAAAAGAAGTTCCATTCTAGGTTTTTTCATTGAATATGGACCATAAATGAAGTCATATCCAGTTTTAGCTCCTAAATATGAACCACCAATTCCAATTACAACAACAACTTCAACTCCTGCTTTTTCTCATTGTGCAGCTTTTTCGTGCATGATTTGAACTTCATTACGATCATAAGTGTTAGGAAGATCGTATCATCCAAGTCAGTCTTTTTCATTGACTTTTTTTTCTTTAACATCATGATGAATTTTTGAAACTCTCTCTTGCAAAAATTCTAAAGTTTGTGATGCATTTTCAAGAGCATCATTAGTTTGTAAATTTAAATATTTTAATTTCATTTTTCCTCATTTTACACATTTGATTTTTTATTGTTTAATTATATTATATATTTAAAAATTCTTCCAAAATGTCGTTTTTATTGTTAAAAAAATAACTCTTAAATACTTTAAAATTCCCTTATTAAAAGATTTAAAAAGGTATAAAATAAAGAAAGCAAACAAAGGAGGAGCAGTGAAACAGTTTATTTTACGAAATACTGTTGATCTTGCTTTTTTTATTATATTTGCTTTTGGTGTGTCAGCAACACTTATTGCTAGTTTTTGGCACATTGGACTTTTCTTTGGTTTTGCTATTGGAGCGATGTTATCATTGCTCTCAATTAAATTAAATGTTTTTATTTCCAATTTTTTATCTCAAAAAATTGGTTCCAAAAAAGCAATTCAACTAATTTACATCAAAAACGCGGTGTTTTTTTTATTAATTATTTTGACCATTTATGTGGTGATTTTAATTAATGAAAACTATTTACACAAACACAATTTGGTTTTAAATAATTGGAATTATGTTAATAAACCAATTAATTTGATTGCTTTATTTGTAGGAGTTTCTCTTGCGTTACCAACTTATGCACTTGAAACTTTATTAAAATCAAAACTACATAGGAGGTGAAATGGATAATATTGCTGAAAAATTATGAGTGTGAAATCAGCCACAACTTTTATCTTTGATTGTGACAGTGCTTATAATTTTAGTGCTTGCAATTATTGCCTATCGATCAATTAAAAAAGTTAAACCAAATCAAGCTCCTAGTGGTGCTGCTCTTCTTGCGGAAATGTATTTATCAGGACTAGATAAAACAATGGATGAAACTTTGGAAGATAAACTTCCTAAAGCACGTCATTATATCCTAACTTTATTTACAATGCTAGCTGTTGGTAATTTACTTTCACTAGTTGGACTTGAACCAATTGGAACATCTTATTCAATTCCTTTAACTTTAGGTATTGCAACTTGACTTGGTATTTTTGTGACAGGATTTGTTTACCAAAAAATTCGCTACTTAAAAAAATACATTAATATTTTTGAAATAATTGGTGATATAGCTCCACTTATTTCACTTGGGTTCCGTTTATATGGAAACTTAATTGGTGGAGGAGTAGTTATGTTTTTAATGTATTCATTTTTAGGATACATGTGAACTTTACTTCCTAATTTAAGTGAGCATCAATGATATTTCTTTGCTCCGCTTATTACTCCTGCATTTCACTTTTATTTTGATATTTTTGAATCACTGATTCAATCATATGTTTTTACGGTATTAACCATGAGTTATTGACTAAATCAACTTGGTGAAGGCGAAGAGGTGAAAAAACCTGCTTCAACTAAACGAGACTTTAAACGTGTTAAAGTTAGCCAAAAACTTAAAGCTATTTATTAAATATTACTTTTATATTTTAGGAGACTATTATGTTAGAAAACATTACAAAACTTTTAGAAGAAACAACAAATGCTGCAACCACTTCAACAGCTGCAACTACAGCAACTACCACCACTGAAAAAGCTTCTAGCGGACCTTCAATTGGGCTTGGTTTAGTTGCTATTGGAGCTGGTGCTGCTATGATTGGAGCTATGGGTTCTGCTATGGGACAAGGGTATGCTGGAGGAAAAGCTGTTGAAGCTATTTCTAGAAATCCTGAAGTTGAGAAAAAAGTTCGTAACATGTTCATTATCGTTGCGGCTATTTCTGAATCAGCAGCTATTTATTGTTTAGTTATTGCATTCTTACTTTTCTTCTTAGGTGGAAAATAAGAGATTGAAAAGAGTTATAAATGCTTACACAAGTAACTAAGTTAATGGCTGAAACTCAAGCAATTGATAAACCAGTACCTTTTGAAGAAGGGATTGCCGAAAAATTCCAAGCAATTTTTCCAAGCATTCCTTTAATGATTGCTACTATCATTGCTTTTATTGTTATTGCAACCATTATGTATATCTTTTTACGCAAACCAATTGCCAAGATGCTTCGTGAGCGTAAAGAATATATTCAACAAAATATTGATGAATCAATCAAAATCAAAGAAGAAATGATTCAAAAATT contains:
- the atpE gene encoding ATP synthase F0 subunit C, coding for MLENITKLLEETTNAATTSTAATTATTTTEKASSGPSIGLGLVAIGAGAAMIGAMGSAMGQGYAGGKAVEAISRNPEVEKKVRNMFIIVAAISESAAIYCLVIAFLLFFLGGK
- a CDS encoding F0F1 ATP synthase subunit A gives rise to the protein MDNIAEKLWVWNQPQLLSLIVTVLIILVLAIIAYRSIKKVKPNQAPSGAALLAEMYLSGLDKTMDETLEDKLPKARHYILTLFTMLAVGNLLSLVGLEPIGTSYSIPLTLGIATWLGIFVTGFVYQKIRYLKKYINIFEIIGDIAPLISLGFRLYGNLIGGGVVMFLMYSFLGYMWTLLPNLSEHQWYFFAPLITPAFHFYFDIFESLIQSYVFTVLTMSYWLNQLGEGEEVKKPASTKRDFKRVKVSQKLKAIY
- a CDS encoding glucose-6-phosphate isomerase, which encodes MKLKYLNLQTNDALENASQTLEFLQERVSKIHHDVKEKKVNEKDWLGWYDLPNTYDRNEVQIMHEKAAQWEKAGVEVVVVIGIGGSYLGAKTGYDFIYGPYSMKKPRMELLFAGNDLSASALVEKLNYVKDKKFAINVISKSGTTLEPSVAFREFRMLLEKKETPENAAQLIVATTDKSKGLLNELATQKGYLKLVVPDDIGGRFSVLTAVGLFPFICAGINVEALLEGAKETNEELSSELIAHNPAYLYAALRYYLHTNKNYLVELMVSYEPKLQYFSEWWKQLFGESEGKDGKGLWPSSALYTTDLHSLGQMVQEGNKILFETVMSVENSQNNITLKTQGHDFDKLGYLDDKNLHQVNNTVLRATINAHANVGNVPNIHLTFKDFSEHSLGALFMFFERAVTMSAYLLGVNPFNQPGVEVYKKNMFELLKK